TTGAGTTTAATAAACAAAACGCGTGGCTGGTTTCTGCTTTTAAAATAACCTACGCCCTTTAAGGTGATTTCAAATTTCGTTTTGTCAGAAAGTAAATCCTCTAATCGATCGGCCAATTCGTACAGTTGTTCGCGTGTTGTGTTGCCTATAAAACGCAGCGTTAAATGAAGATTATTGGGATCAACCCAGTTTATCCGGTCGTTGGAAAACTGATTTTTAAAATGCTGCAGCAGTTTCAGCACTTCCATGTTCGGAGTAATTTTTATGGCAATAAAAGTTCTGATGTGGTCTCGCATGCTACAAATATCCTAATTCAATTAATGTAACAATTTCTTCCAGCACCTGGTCCTCTTCATCAGGATCGTAACCGGCTTTCAAATCGTTTCTGAAAAGCCGGGCGATGCCCTGCCAAAAGGTGGCGCTAAATCCTCCCCTGAAATCTTTAATCAGACTGTATGGTGTTCGCTCGGTTTCACGATTGATTAGTTTCAGCAAAATCCGCCCATCCGAGATCGACCACTTTTTCAATTCATTTTTGTGTTTGTCTAATAATTCTTTTTCAAGCTGCTTCATCAATTTTCGCTTCTCCTTTCGTGTCTCCAGAGCGTAGTATTCGGGCTCGTACTCTTTCAACAACTCGCGCGCTTCAACAGCCAGTGGATACACCTTCTTCACTTTTTGTATGTAACGTGTATAACGCCGGTATTCTCGTTTGTTTTTAAACTCACGATCCGGAAAAACAGGTATCTCTTTAATATTCTTAAAAATAATGGTATCGCCATCCTGAACATAGCCCATAATTACCTCAGAAGAATCGTTTTCCTGCGCCCCGGCCAGCCACGCTCCCCACATTAAAAACAGTATAAAAACAAACCTCTTCATCAAAATATTTTTAACAACATAAAAGTAGAACGAAATAATCGTTATTCAATTACAGACCATACAAAGTTTATATCTTTGGTTCCGAAAACAAAAGATTATACGCGATTATGCAAACATCGGTTTATTCAGAAATTGGCCAACTGGAAGGCGTAATTATCCACACTCCGGGTTCGGAAGTTGAAAACATGACACCGGCAAATGCCGAGCGTGCTTTGTACAGCGACATTTTAAATTTATCCATTGCCTCGACCGAATATGCCCAGTTTGAAGGCGTGCTAAAAAAGGTATCAAAGGTTTACCAGGTGAAAGATCTACTGTCTGATATTCTGGCTATTGATAAAGTAAAAAAAGAACTGCTGAATGAAATCTGCATGACCGAATACATCGATTCGTGCCAGCAAATGCTTGATACAGATGCGAAGACACTGGCAACAATGCTGATTGAAGGAGTGGTGCTGGAGAAAAACAACCTAACCAATTACCTGAGTAATGAGCGTTTTTTGCTGCGCCCTTTACACAACCTGTTTTTCACGCGCGACTCGGCGATGGCAATGAATGACGATATGCTTATTGGCAAAATGGCAAATCCTGTTCGCGAGCGGGAATCGGTTATTATGGAGGCCATTTATAAGTACCACCCGGAAATTGAGACCCACGTTTTGAATCCTGCCAAACCCGAATCGAACATTATGGTGCATCGAAAATCGATGGTCGAAGGCGGCGATGTACAAATTGCGCGCGACGATATTTTTGTTATTGGTACCGGCGTTAGAACCAGCACGCAGGGAATTGATTTTATCATCGAAAACATTAAAAAGCACAAAAAAGAAAAACAACATATTATCGTTCAGGAACTGCCCGAAACACCCGAGTCGTTTATTCACCTCGACATGGTTTTCACTTTTCTGAATACGGATGAATGTATGGTTTATCCGCCTGTAATTTTTGGAATGAGCCGTTTTAAAACCATACACATGGAAATTGAAAACGGCGATGTTAGCAGAATTGAAGAAATGCCCAACCTGCCAAAAGCGTTAAAAAAACTAGGCATGAATTTAAAACCGATTTCGTGTGGCGGTAACAGTGACGAATGGATACAGGAGCGCGAACAATGGCACAGCGGTGCTAACTTTTTGGCTTTTGCTCCGGGAAAAATAATTGGCTACCAGCGCAACGTACACACCATTGAAGAGCTGAACAAAAACGGCTACGAGGTAATTGCAGCTACCGATATCATTTCGGGAAAAAGATCGGTTGAAGATTACAAAAAATGTGTGGTAACCATTGCAGGATCGGAGCTGGCACGCGGTGGTGGCGGTGCCCGTTGTATGTCGCAACCATTCAGAAGAGCAGCAGTAAACTGGTAGAATACTATTTAACAGAAAAGATTTATGCGCAAACTCAGAAATATAGAACTTGGCCGTTTAAGCGTTGAGGAATACAAAAAATCGACAAAAACACCCATTGTTGTGGTGCTTGATAATATAAGAAGCTGCAACAATATTGGTTCGGTGTTCCGCACTTCGGATGCCTTGCTGATTAACAAAATATACCTGTGTGGAATTACAGCCACACCTCCCAACAACGAAATCAGGAAAACCGCACTTGACGCCGAAAAATCGGTTGACTGGGAATATTTTGAGCACACCGAAGAAGTGGTGAAAAAATTGCAGCAGGAAGGATTTAAAGTTTATGCCATTGAACAGGTAGAAAACAGTATTATGCTGCCCGATTTTCAACCGGCCGACGATGAAAAAGTTGCCCTGGTTTTTGGCAACGAAGTAAAAGGGGTTAAACAAAGCGTGGTCGATCTTTGCGATGGAAGCATTGAAATACCCCAATACGGCACCAAACATTCTTTCAATATTTCGGTAAGTGCCGGTATTGTTTTGTGGGATATTTTTCAGAAAATAAAGTAAGTATTTATAGTTATATTCCTAAACAAAAGAAGCGTCATTTATTAAAACATTTTTTAATAATCTTCTCAAGCTTTTCTCTTTTTATGGGTTTGGAAATGTAATGATCACAACCGGCCTTTATTGCTTTTGCTTTATCTCCTTCGATAGCATAAGCTGTTTGAGCAATAATTTTTACGTCCTTATTAAATTCTCTTATTCTTTTTGTTGTTTCATAACCACTCAGCCCGGGCATTTTTATATCCATAAGAATCAAATCTACATCTGAATTATTCTTACAATAATTTACGGCTTCGAGTCCATTAGATATTATTTTTAATTTTCCTGAAAGATCTTTCAATATTGTTGATAGATATAAAGAGCTGGTTTCATCATCCTCAACAACCAGAATGTTTAGTTTAACTCGTTGCTGAGATTGAATTTTATGATTGGCATTACAATTTCCTTCTTTTGTGGCTGGCAATTTATAGGGAATTGTAAATAAAAACGTCGACCCCGCATTTTCTTCAGAATTAACACAAATTTTTCCTCCTAACATTTCCACATAAGATTTGGCTATTGCAAGACCTAAGCCTGAACCTTCATATACACGAGAGTCTTTAATATCAGCTTGTTCAAAGCGATTGAAAACCGCATCTTTACGATCTGCCGGTATTCCTATTCCATTATCTTCAACGTAAAATTCCAGAAACTCTTTATTCTGTTTACATCCAATTTTAATACTACCCTTATCTGTAAATTTTATTGCATTTTTTATCAGATTTGAGAGCACTGAACCTAACTTGCTTTTATCAGTAACAATCAAAGAATTATCATCCGGTAATATATTGTCAATAACTAGGCTCAATCCTTTTTTCTCCGCTTCCAGACTAAAAAAATCATGTAAGGTTAAAAGATGTTTATTAATGTTGACTGTATTCGAAGAAATTCGTATCTCACCTGTTTCTATCCGTGAAATTTCAATAATATCATTTACCGTATTCAACATTCGATTGCCACTTTTCTGAATAATCTCAATATACTGCTGTTGCTGTTCACCGCTTAAGCCAGGCTCTTTCAACAAATCTGTAAATCCAAAAATACCATTCATGGGGGTGCGGATTTCATGGCTCATATTCGCAAGAAAAGCAGATTTTAAACGGTCGCTTTCTTCTGCTTTTTCTTTGGCTTGCTTTAGTTCTTCTTCACTCTTTTTTTGTACGGTAACATCTGCAAATACTGTGGCGAATTCACCCTTCCTGAGTGAAAAAGCAGATATTGAAAAATGTTTGTTAATGGGTTCAAAATACCGATCAAAGGTGTATGGCATACCAGTTTCTGCAACCTTTGAATAGGTCTCCAAAAATGGAGCTTCTTTTGTTCCAAAGAGATCAGTTGCCAATTGCCCAATGGCAGCTTCCTTTTTAATATTCAAAATTTTCTCCGAAATATCATTTGCTTCAGTAATTCGATAATTAATGGCATTACCATTATCATCGTAAACTATTTGGTGTAAATAAACACCTTCTTGCATTGAATTAAATAAATTTCTGTATTTATGTTCGCTTTGTCTTAAAGCTTCTTCAGTTTTCTTGCGCTCAGTTATATCAGCGTGAAAGGCCATCAGGTGACTATCAGGCAGAAGAACAGCGTCTAATCTTACATCAATAACTGTTTCGTCCTTTTTCTTTAATTTGAGCTCATGTTTTAATTTTCCTTCTTCCTTTAATTTTTGAAAACTACCAATATCTTTTTTATCGGCTAAAACATCAGGAATTGAAAGTTGAAGTAAGTCATCCCGGGTATAACCCAATAATTTACATGCTCCCTGGTTGACATCAATGTATTTTCCTTTTTCATCAACTACCAATATTCCAAGAGGCGAATTTTCAACATATCTTCTGTATTTTAATTCTGAATCCTGCAGTGCTTTTTCAGCTTTAAATCGTCTTAAAGAAACCGACATTAAATGAGCATAAGATTCGAGCAGTTCTAGTGAGGGAGACGCCTGCCCTTTTTTAAAAGCCAACATGGTTGTACCATACAGTTCTCCTTCAATAACATGGGCTATAGGAAACAAACGATCGATGCCAGTGGCCGCACGTATTGCCTTGTCGGCAAGTTCAGGAATAGCGCCGAATGTAACTTCAGCAAAAGAACTGTACGAGGCAACCACATCTTTTACAATCATTTGGTATGTTGAGTCATCAACCGGAGAAGCAGTCCCGGTTATCTTTTTCCCTGCAACTTTTACTATTGTATTGAAAATTCCCTTTTCTGCTTCAATATCCAGAACTTGTAACTCCTTTTTTTCCGAATGGTAGTAACTAAATACAGCCAGTGAAGCCCCTGTGTGTTCTTTTAAGTCATTTAATATAATACTACTAAACTCATCAATGGTATGTTTATCTGCTAAATGGAGAGCTATCGAATTTAGAAACTTTTGATTTAACTGCTGTTGTCTGGCTTTTTCCTCTGCCTTTTTATGGTGGGTAACATCAGAAAACGACACTGCAAATTTTCCTTTTTCCGGACAGTACGCGATCCCTTCAAAAAACTTTTTGTTATGTTCGGAATAAAAACGATACTCCTTCGGGTTCCCTGTTAATGCTACATCTCCAAAAATATCAAGCCATTTATTCAATTCCTCCTTGGGTAGAAATTTACTCGCCTTTTTCCCAATTATTGAGTTCCTGGAAACATTGAGAAATTTTTCATACATCCTATTTACCAGGAGTGTTTTATAATCAATTACTTTCCCTGATTTATTAAAGATTATTTCGTGCAAGGCATGACCTCGCCCCATGTTCTCAAATAACAATTTATATTTTGCTTCACTTTTTAAGACTTGTAATTGATCAAGTTTGTGCTTTGTAATATCTTGAGTAAATCCAATTGCTGAAATGGGATTACCGTCTGAATCGTAATTAATTTCAGCTTCTTCCCTTACCCATTTTATTTCATTATTCACCAGTAAACGATGTTCAATACCATAAGTTTTTCTGCTATCAACCGCCAAAGTCCATTCGGTATTGACATATTCCCTGTCTTCAGGGTGTACGCAATTCAGAAATAATTCATAATTCATTTTTGTTCCGACCGGAACACCAAAAATCTTATAATTTTCTCTAGTCCAAATCAAATTGTTTTTAACCAGATCAAGCTCCCAGGTGCCAATTTTACTTATTTCCTGCGCCTTGGATAAATAAAATTGTTTTTTCAATAAGTGATTTTGTGCTACTTTGGATTCGGTGATATCCTTTGAGATAACTATTATTCCAATCAAATTCCTGTTTTTGTCCAGCAAGGGAGAATATTTAATATACACTGGAAATACTTTACCGTACTTGTTTTCTACCTCAACTACGCCTTCCCACGAATCCCCACTTTTTAACGAATTCATGACTTCTCCGGACTGCTTTATTGTTGAGGCGGAAGGAATAATTTCTTTAATAGTTTTACCTATAACGTCTTCGGATTTCCATTTGTAAAGTTCCTCTGCTGCTTTGTTCCAGCAAGTTATTTTACCATCCAAATCCGTAGAAATAATACTATCGCTTATCGAATCGATTAAAGCTTCTTTGAACAAATTTTGATTAATCTGATGGGTGGATGCCATAATGTGTTGCTTTTGAGTTTGACCTTAAATCATGACTTTAAAATTTGGCAGTCACTGTATAACCTACTGATTAAACTAATGTTAAATCTAATCATTCTGATTGATTTTTAACATTTATCAGTAAAATAAAATCCAAGAATCAGTAATCACCAGTTGATGGATTAGAAATTTTTCGGAAATTTTAACACCTTCAAATATTCTTTTTCATCTCAGAAGATACGGAGGTAGTAGCGCTTGAAAAAGTACTTAAAGCCTACTACAAAAAATGGTTGCGACACGCTCGACAACCGTTTATTTCTATTGATTTATGGTCAAAATTCAGTAGATGATTAATACATAATAGATCTTATGCACGAGTGCAGGAAACTGGTGGTCAAAATAAATCTTCCCTCATTTCAAACATTTTCCTTATTTTTAGGAAAAACAAAATCATTCCCAAATGGCTGACCCACAAAATATGCCTGAAGAATTTCTGCAATACATTTGGCAAAACAAACTTTTTACAACCAATCATTTACAAACCGTTGAAGGCGACCGGCTGGAGATTATCGACCAGGGACGAAAAAATACCGACTCCGGTCCCGATTTTTTTAATGCAAAAATCAAATTAAACGAAACTACCTGGGCCGGTAATATCGAAATCCATAAAGCGGCTTCCGACTGGCACAAACACGAGCATACCAACGACAAAGCTTACGACAATGTTATTCTGCACGTGATTGAAACAGAAGACATAACAGTCGCCCGAAGTAATGGAGAAATTATTCCAACTTTGATTTTGAACTACCCGGAACAACTAAAACACAATTACCAAAAGCTGATAAATGCCCAAACCTGGATTGCTTGCGAAAACCAGTTTCACAAAGTTGATCCGATACTGCTACAGTTGGGTTTTAACCGACTGATGATTGAACGACTTGAAACCAAAACACAGGCAATTGTTGAGCAGCTTGAGCAAAATAATAACAACTGGGAAGAGACATTTTTTCAAATGCTGGCACGGATGTTTGGTTTTAAAGTAAATGCCGTTCCCTTTGAATTGCTGGCAAAGTCGCTCACTATCCAAACGCTGCTCAAACACAAAAACAGCCTCTTTCAACTGGAAGCGTTATTGTTTGGAAATTCAGGATTACTCAACCAGCAACTTTTGGGCGACGATTATTTTATCCGGCTTCGCGATGAATATTCTTTTCTCTACAAAAAATGCAACCTGAAAGGAATTGAAGGCCATTTGTGGAAATTTATGCGTTTGCGGCCACCTAATTTCCCTACTATTCGCATTTCGCAACTAGCGGCACTTATTTATCAAACAGAAGGACTGTTTTCAAAAGTTCTGGAAATTGAATCCGCTGAAGAACTAAACCAATTGTTTAAGGTAAAAGCCTCGGAATACTGGGATACCCACTACAACTTCAATAAATTATCGAAAAATACCCAACCAAAGGAACTGGGTGATACAGCGGCGCACATTCTGATTATCAATGTTATTGTTCCTTTTTTGTTTGTGTACGGCGAAAAACAAAACAAACACCAGTTAAAAAACCGCGCGCTAGGTTTTCTCGAAAACCTTCCGGCCGAAAGCAATTCCATTATTTCAAAATGGGCAGATCTCGGTGTTCAGGCACGCTCTGCTTTTGATTCGCAAGCCCTACTTCAACTAAAAAACTATTACTGTGAATCAAAAAAATGTTTAAATTGCCAATTAGGGGTGAAATTAGTTTCATCAGTATAAAATCAGGACGACTAACATGCCAACAAGTAGCCAACAGTATAATAAATTTCAAGCGGTTTCGAGCAAAACCGTTAAAATCGGGATAGGTCTGCTTCTCTCGATTTTAATTTTTGGCTCAGCTGGGTATTATTACATCGAGGGGATGAACCTGCTCGACAGTGTGTACATGACCGTGATTACCATTTCCACGGTTGGTTTTAAGGAAGTTGGTTCGCATCCCTTAACCCCCGATGGAAAATTATTTACCATTGCTTTAATTATTATGAGTCTGGGTAGTTTGGCGTATGTAGGCTCAAATATGGCACGATTTGTTTTCGATGGAGAATTGGCTAACTATATAAAAACGTACAGGGTGGATAAAAAAATTGCAAAATTAAAAGACCACGTAATTATTGTGGGATATGGCCGAAATGGTGAACAGGCAGCCATGGAACTGGCCGAAAATGAGGTGGAGTTTGTTATCCTTGATAAACGCGACAATGTTATCTCACGAATTCGGGAGAACGAAAACATTTTGTATATAAAGGGCGATGCAACGCACGAAGAAACGTTGGAGCAAGCCGGTATTAACAGAGCGCGTGCGTTAATAGCCACCACTCCAAACGATGCCGATAATGTTTTTGTGGTGCTCACCGCGCGAAGCATGAACCCGGGACTTACCGTTATCAGCCGCGCTTCGGAACTGGAAAGCCAGATGAAATTAAAACGCGCCGGTGCTACCAATGTAATTATGCCTGAACGCATTGGAGGTCAACGTATGGCAAAGTTGGTTCACCAACCCGATGTTGTTGAGTTTATCGAATATATTTTACTGCAAAAATCGCAGGATGTAACGTTGGAAGAAGTACCATGTAAGAACCTGGCGCAACGTTTTGTAGGTAAATCAATTGCCGAACTTAAGGTTCGCGAAACAACAGGTGCCAACATTATTGGCATAAAAATAAGTGGCGCACGTTACGTTTTTAATCCCGATCCACAAATGATACTTTCGCGCAACGACCAGCTTTTTGTGTTGGGAAATCCGATCCAGATAAAACGCCTGAAAGAGGTAATGGAAAGCGAAGCTAAGTTAACAAAGTAATTATGCCCAAGTTTAAATATCTGTCTATCTCCCTAATAGCATTTTTTAGTGTTATTTGTCTCCTAAAAGTTGAAGCTCAAATAATTCAGTTTCGTGGCCCCAACCGCGATGGTATTTTCCCCGAAAAAGGTTTGCTAAAACAATGGCCCGAAAATGGCCCAGAAACATTGTGGGTTGCCGAAAACCTTGGAAAAAGCAACGCATCAACCATTGCCACCAAAAACAGAATTTACACCACCGGAAATATCGATTCGCTGGAATATGTGAGCTGCCTCGATTTGCAGGGACATATTCTCTGGCAAAAACCGTATGGTAAAGCCTGGATAAACTCCTATCCTGAAGCACGTTGCACTCCAACCCTGGAAGGAAATCGATTATACCTGCTATCGGGAATGGACCAGATGGCTTGCTTAAATGCGCAAACCGGAGAAACGATTTGGAAAGTTGATTTGCACGAGAAATATCAAAGCGACTGGGATATGTTTGGAGTTTCCGAGTCGCCACTTTTGGTTGATAACAAAGTAATTGCATCGATAGGTGGAGAAACAGCAATGGTTGTGGCGCTTGATAAAATGACTGGAGAATTAGTCTGGAAATCGAAATCGATGCATTCAAAACGGTCGAACATTACACCCACTTTGATTGAACATTGCGGTAAAAAATACATTATTACGGCCAACCAAACCCACGTTATTGGCCTAAGCGTCGAAACCGGAGAAATTATGTGGAGTTTTCAGCATAATTACCTCAGCGACAACGGAGATAACACAACCATATTAACCAACGTTCCTACTTATCACGACAGCTGTGTGTGGATAACAAGCGGTTGGGATGTTAAATCGTCGATGCTAAAAATCGCTCCCGATGGAAAATCGATCAGCGAAAAATTTACCGATCAAACGTTTGATAATGCCAATCATGGAGTAGTGCTTATTGATGGTTTTCTTTACGGCTCGAACTTCACAGGCCGGCAAAGCGGAAAGTGGGTGTGCATGAACTGGGATACCGGCGAAATTGTATGGATTGCCGACTTTTATACCAAAGGACCGATTATCTCAGCCGAAGGTATGTTATACCTGTGCGACGAAAAAAGGGGCAACATGGCACTGGTAAAAGCAAACCCAAAAAAGTTTGAACTGGTTAGTGAGTTCAAAATAGCATATGGCTCAGGGCCATATTGGTCGAGGCCGGCCATTTATAACGGAATGCTTTTGGTGAGGCATGGGAAAGTGCTGGTTGCATACAACATTCGGGAAAATATTTAACTTTAACTCCCGGTTTTTTATAATCCTGACAACAGCAAAATACAATTTTGTATTTTATGTCTTTGAATATGAAAAAGATCAAATTTGAATACCGTATTACTTTACTCTACCTCCTTATCGGTGGGATTTGGATCATTTTCTCCGATCAGTTTCTATTAACGATTACCAGTAACCAGGAAATTCTGACCAAATTTCAAACCTACAAAGGGTGGTTTTATGTGGCTGCTACCTCTATACTCTTGCTGTTACTATTAAAATCGCACCTTAGAAAATTAAGAAAGGCAGAAGAAGAGGCAAAAAAAAGCAACGAATTAAAAACTGCATTTCTGCAAAATATATCGCACGAAATAAGAACTCCGAT
This is a stretch of genomic DNA from uncultured Draconibacterium sp.. It encodes these proteins:
- the thpR gene encoding RNA 2',3'-cyclic phosphodiesterase gives rise to the protein MRDHIRTFIAIKITPNMEVLKLLQHFKNQFSNDRINWVDPNNLHLTLRFIGNTTREQLYELADRLEDLLSDKTKFEITLKGVGYFKSRNQPRVLFIKLKESEELLQLVPEIEKQVVACGFDSEQKTFRPHLTLGRIKSVENRNRFFAIIDEMPTVEYQKVEVKELILFQSILKQTGPEYRPIKTFSLK
- a CDS encoding DUF4294 domain-containing protein encodes the protein MKRFVFILFLMWGAWLAGAQENDSSEVIMGYVQDGDTIIFKNIKEIPVFPDREFKNKREYRRYTRYIQKVKKVYPLAVEARELLKEYEPEYYALETRKEKRKLMKQLEKELLDKHKNELKKWSISDGRILLKLINRETERTPYSLIKDFRGGFSATFWQGIARLFRNDLKAGYDPDEEDQVLEEIVTLIELGYL
- a CDS encoding arginine deiminase family protein codes for the protein MQTSVYSEIGQLEGVIIHTPGSEVENMTPANAERALYSDILNLSIASTEYAQFEGVLKKVSKVYQVKDLLSDILAIDKVKKELLNEICMTEYIDSCQQMLDTDAKTLATMLIEGVVLEKNNLTNYLSNERFLLRPLHNLFFTRDSAMAMNDDMLIGKMANPVRERESVIMEAIYKYHPEIETHVLNPAKPESNIMVHRKSMVEGGDVQIARDDIFVIGTGVRTSTQGIDFIIENIKKHKKEKQHIIVQELPETPESFIHLDMVFTFLNTDECMVYPPVIFGMSRFKTIHMEIENGDVSRIEEMPNLPKALKKLGMNLKPISCGGNSDEWIQEREQWHSGANFLAFAPGKIIGYQRNVHTIEELNKNGYEVIAATDIISGKRSVEDYKKCVVTIAGSELARGGGGARCMSQPFRRAAVNW
- a CDS encoding RNA methyltransferase, with the translated sequence MRKLRNIELGRLSVEEYKKSTKTPIVVVLDNIRSCNNIGSVFRTSDALLINKIYLCGITATPPNNEIRKTALDAEKSVDWEYFEHTEEVVKKLQQEGFKVYAIEQVENSIMLPDFQPADDEKVALVFGNEVKGVKQSVVDLCDGSIEIPQYGTKHSFNISVSAGIVLWDIFQKIK
- a CDS encoding PAS domain S-box protein; its protein translation is MASTHQINQNLFKEALIDSISDSIISTDLDGKITCWNKAAEELYKWKSEDVIGKTIKEIIPSASTIKQSGEVMNSLKSGDSWEGVVEVENKYGKVFPVYIKYSPLLDKNRNLIGIIVISKDITESKVAQNHLLKKQFYLSKAQEISKIGTWELDLVKNNLIWTRENYKIFGVPVGTKMNYELFLNCVHPEDREYVNTEWTLAVDSRKTYGIEHRLLVNNEIKWVREEAEINYDSDGNPISAIGFTQDITKHKLDQLQVLKSEAKYKLLFENMGRGHALHEIIFNKSGKVIDYKTLLVNRMYEKFLNVSRNSIIGKKASKFLPKEELNKWLDIFGDVALTGNPKEYRFYSEHNKKFFEGIAYCPEKGKFAVSFSDVTHHKKAEEKARQQQLNQKFLNSIALHLADKHTIDEFSSIILNDLKEHTGASLAVFSYYHSEKKELQVLDIEAEKGIFNTIVKVAGKKITGTASPVDDSTYQMIVKDVVASYSSFAEVTFGAIPELADKAIRAATGIDRLFPIAHVIEGELYGTTMLAFKKGQASPSLELLESYAHLMSVSLRRFKAEKALQDSELKYRRYVENSPLGILVVDEKGKYIDVNQGACKLLGYTRDDLLQLSIPDVLADKKDIGSFQKLKEEGKLKHELKLKKKDETVIDVRLDAVLLPDSHLMAFHADITERKKTEEALRQSEHKYRNLFNSMQEGVYLHQIVYDDNGNAINYRITEANDISEKILNIKKEAAIGQLATDLFGTKEAPFLETYSKVAETGMPYTFDRYFEPINKHFSISAFSLRKGEFATVFADVTVQKKSEEELKQAKEKAEESDRLKSAFLANMSHEIRTPMNGIFGFTDLLKEPGLSGEQQQQYIEIIQKSGNRMLNTVNDIIEISRIETGEIRISSNTVNINKHLLTLHDFFSLEAEKKGLSLVIDNILPDDNSLIVTDKSKLGSVLSNLIKNAIKFTDKGSIKIGCKQNKEFLEFYVEDNGIGIPADRKDAVFNRFEQADIKDSRVYEGSGLGLAIAKSYVEMLGGKICVNSEENAGSTFLFTIPYKLPATKEGNCNANHKIQSQQRVKLNILVVEDDETSSLYLSTILKDLSGKLKIISNGLEAVNYCKNNSDVDLILMDIKMPGLSGYETTKRIREFNKDVKIIAQTAYAIEGDKAKAIKAGCDHYISKPIKREKLEKIIKKCFNK
- a CDS encoding DUF2851 family protein, which gives rise to MADPQNMPEEFLQYIWQNKLFTTNHLQTVEGDRLEIIDQGRKNTDSGPDFFNAKIKLNETTWAGNIEIHKAASDWHKHEHTNDKAYDNVILHVIETEDITVARSNGEIIPTLILNYPEQLKHNYQKLINAQTWIACENQFHKVDPILLQLGFNRLMIERLETKTQAIVEQLEQNNNNWEETFFQMLARMFGFKVNAVPFELLAKSLTIQTLLKHKNSLFQLEALLFGNSGLLNQQLLGDDYFIRLRDEYSFLYKKCNLKGIEGHLWKFMRLRPPNFPTIRISQLAALIYQTEGLFSKVLEIESAEELNQLFKVKASEYWDTHYNFNKLSKNTQPKELGDTAAHILIINVIVPFLFVYGEKQNKHQLKNRALGFLENLPAESNSIISKWADLGVQARSAFDSQALLQLKNYYCESKKCLNCQLGVKLVSSV
- a CDS encoding potassium channel protein; translation: MPTSSQQYNKFQAVSSKTVKIGIGLLLSILIFGSAGYYYIEGMNLLDSVYMTVITISTVGFKEVGSHPLTPDGKLFTIALIIMSLGSLAYVGSNMARFVFDGELANYIKTYRVDKKIAKLKDHVIIVGYGRNGEQAAMELAENEVEFVILDKRDNVISRIRENENILYIKGDATHEETLEQAGINRARALIATTPNDADNVFVVLTARSMNPGLTVISRASELESQMKLKRAGATNVIMPERIGGQRMAKLVHQPDVVEFIEYILLQKSQDVTLEEVPCKNLAQRFVGKSIAELKVRETTGANIIGIKISGARYVFNPDPQMILSRNDQLFVLGNPIQIKRLKEVMESEAKLTK
- a CDS encoding PQQ-binding-like beta-propeller repeat protein: MPKFKYLSISLIAFFSVICLLKVEAQIIQFRGPNRDGIFPEKGLLKQWPENGPETLWVAENLGKSNASTIATKNRIYTTGNIDSLEYVSCLDLQGHILWQKPYGKAWINSYPEARCTPTLEGNRLYLLSGMDQMACLNAQTGETIWKVDLHEKYQSDWDMFGVSESPLLVDNKVIASIGGETAMVVALDKMTGELVWKSKSMHSKRSNITPTLIEHCGKKYIITANQTHVIGLSVETGEIMWSFQHNYLSDNGDNTTILTNVPTYHDSCVWITSGWDVKSSMLKIAPDGKSISEKFTDQTFDNANHGVVLIDGFLYGSNFTGRQSGKWVCMNWDTGEIVWIADFYTKGPIISAEGMLYLCDEKRGNMALVKANPKKFELVSEFKIAYGSGPYWSRPAIYNGMLLVRHGKVLVAYNIRENI